The Ischnura elegans chromosome 1, ioIscEleg1.1, whole genome shotgun sequence genome contains a region encoding:
- the LOC124161241 gene encoding bifunctional purine biosynthesis protein ATIC translates to MASGGSLALISVSNKAGLVPFAQTLHKALGLTLVASGGTATSLRAAGLPVKDVSELTGAPEMLGGRVKTLHPAVHAGILSRTTESDKADMKKMNYEMIRVVVCNLYPFVDTVSKPGVTVAEAVENIDIGGVTLLRAAAKNYERVTVVCDPSDYDKVLKEMQSGATKDTSIDTRKVLALKAFTHTSEYDLAISDYFRRQHSSGVSQLTLRYGMNPHQKPAQIFTKLESLPLKVVNGSPGFINLCDALNGWQLVRELKKALGLPAATSFKHVSPAGAAVGAPLTIEQAKVCMVDDMMEQLTPLAIAYARARGADRMSSFGDFVALSDVCDVPTARIISREVSDGIIAPGYTPEALEILKKKKGGAYCVLQMDPEYEPKLTEQKVIFGLTLEQRRNDAVIDKALFGNVVAGTSPLAESAVRDMIVATIALKYTQSNSVCYARDGQVIGIGAGQQSRIHCTRLAGDKADNWWLRQHPNVINMKFKKGVKRAEISNAIDNYVNGTVGKDMDEKTWADMYEVVPKQLSDQDKKDWLKKMNGVVLSSDAFFPFRDNVDRAKQSGVSYITSPSGSTNDADIIKACKEHGISLVHTNTRLFHH, encoded by the exons ATGGCTTCAGGAGGAAGTTTAG ctctcaTTAGCGTGTCCAACAAGGCAGGCCTAGTGCCATTTGCTCAAACCCTTCACAAAGCACTAGGATTAACACTGGTTGCATCAGGTGGAACTGCCACCTCCCTGCGCGCTGCTGGATTGCCTGTGAAAGATGTTTCAGAACTTACTGGAGCCCCAGAAATGCTTGGGGGAAGAGTCAAAACTTTACATCCTGCTGTACATGCAG GTATTCTCTCCCGAACTACGGAAAGTGATAAAgctgatatgaaaaaaatgaattatgagaTGATCCGAGTAGTTGTTTGTAATTTGTATCCTTTTGTGGACACTGTGTCAAAGCCTGGTGTGACTGTAGCTGAAGccgttgaaaatattgatattg GTGGAGTGACTTTGTTACGAGCTGCTGCTAAGAATTACGAGAGAGTAACTGTTGTTTGTGATCCTTCTGACTATGACAAGGTATTGAAGGAAATGCAGAGTGGTGCTACCAAAGACACATCTATTGACACAAG gaAAGTCCTGGCTTTGAAAGCTTTCACCCATACTTCAGAATATGATCTAGCTATCTCAGATTACTTCCGTCGTCAGCATTCCAGTGGCGTGTCACAATTGACATTGCGCTATGGTATGAATCCTCATCAAAAGCCAGctcaaatattcacaaaattgGAATCCCTTCCCTTGAAAG TTGTCAATGGGTCACCTGGTTTTATCAATCTCTGTGATGCCTTGAATGGATGGCAGCTGGTCAGAGAGCTGAAGAAAGCTCTTGGTCTCCCTGCAGCTACGTCTTTCAAGCATGTCAGCCCTGCTGGTGCTGCAGTTGGTGCTCCTCTTACTATTGAACAG GCCAAGGTGTGCATGGTGGATGATATGATGGAGCAGCTGACTCCCTTAGCCATAGCTTACGCTCGTGCTCGAGGTGCTGACAGGATGTCTTCCTTTGGTGATTTTGTTGCTCTCTCGGACGTTTGTGATGTCCCAACTGCACGTATTATCTCCAGAGAG GTATCTGATGGTATTATTGCCCCTGGGTATACTCCTGAAGCCctagaaattttgaagaaaaaaaagggaggGGCATACTGTGTTCTCCAGATGGATCCTGAATATGAGCCAAAATTGACTGAACAGAAAGTGATATTTGGCCTGACTCTGGAACAGCGCAGAAATGATGCTGTGATTGATAAGGCTCTGTTTGGAAATGTTGTGGCTGGAACTTCACCA CTTGCCGAATCTGCTGTGAGAGATATGATTGTGGCAACTATAGCTCTGAAGTACACTCAGTCAAACTCAGTATGCTATGCTAGAGATGGCCAAGTGATTGGTATTGGAGCTGGGCAGCAGTCACGCATCCATTGCACCAGGCTTGCTGGAGATAAGGCTGACAACTG GTGGCTGAGACAGCATCCAAATGTCATCAATATGAAGTTCAAGAAAGGAGTGAAAAGGGCTGAGATTTCAAATGCCATTGATAACTATGTCAATGGTACTGTGG GCAAGGATATGGATGAAAAAACTTGGGCTGACATGTATGAAGTTGTCCCAAAACAGCTCTCTGATCAAGACAAGAAAGACTGGCTGAAGAAGATGAATGGTGTTGTACTCAGTTCAGATGCATTTTTCCCATTCAGAGACAATGTGGACCGAGCAAAGCAG AGTGGTGTTTCTTATATCACAAGTCCTTCAGGATCAACCAATGATGCTGATATAATTAAAGCTTGTAAGGAGCATGGAATTTCATTGGTTCATACCAATACCAGACTTTTCCATCACTAA
- the LOC124161217 gene encoding uncharacterized protein LOC124161217 isoform X1 → MESNSGKKANCPKGPRYYVTGAVMNVEEDRTHEFKGHRNIAIEEIPPWCIDATDKHRKTRNCISRNICGFLNSGLGGIIYLGVLDDGSIAGIFLSRYQRDHLTLSLKDTLGRFRPPVPSHLVSIDFVPCVDLSDVNYRQVAKRCGSEKSGNVSDDFMREHSDAKDIDNSTARGNSLNDDAKNKSLNDCDNNSGGWDWVLEKVDITDLPREIKYKNDPLRKRPHLLRTYKQCWCDDDAITRVTHGHRSPPYVVEIIVRPPDARDPEIRKHLPSSSELLLQPIFQAEDGSIYVRRHASLARRSLQDMVEEAVEDVRRVYFPILKEVQIHLGILEALVEKIETLRVNGNGSDDTAMDGKKGVDLLRRIKQIL, encoded by the exons ATGGAAAGTAACAGCGGAAAGAAGGCAAACTGTCCTAAAGGACCTCGTTACTACGTGACCGGCGCAGTCATGAACGTTGAAGAAGACAGAACTCACGAATTTAAAGGTCATCGAAATATTGCAATCGAAGAGATTCCTCCGTGGTGCATTGATGCCACAGACAAACATAGGAAAACAAGGAATTGTATCTCAAG GAACATATGTGGATTTTTAAACTCAGGATTGGGAGGCATAATATACCTTGGTGTCCTTGACGATGGCAGCATTGCAGGAATTTTTCTATCTCGATATCAGCGCGATCATCTGACGCTGAGTCTAAAAGATACACTAGGAAGGTTTCGCCCCCCTGTACCAAGTCATTTGGTGTCGATTGACTTTGTACCATGTGTTGACCTCTCTGATGTTAACTACAGACAAGTGGCTAAGCGTTGTGGCAGTGAAAAGAGTGGAAATGTATCTGATGATTTTATGAGGGAACATTCTGATGCAAAAGACATTGATAATTCAACTGCCAGGGGAAATTCATTGAATGATGATGCCAAAAACAAATCTCTTAATGACTGTGATAATAATTCTGGGGGATGGGATTGGGTGCTGGAGAAAGTTGATATCACAGACCTCCCAAGGGAGATTAAGTACAAAAATGACCCTTTAAGGAAGCGACCACATCTCCTGCGGACATATAAACAGTGTTGGTGTGATGATGATGCAATCACCAGAGTTACACAT ggCCACAGATCTCCACCCTATGTGGTTGAAATTATTGTTAGACCTCCTGATGCAAGAGACCCAGAAATCAGGAAACACCTTCCTTCATCTAGTGAACTGCTGCTTCAACCAATTTTTCAG gcAGAGGATGGCAGCATTTATGTAAGAAGACATGCCTCCCTTGCACGTCGCTCTCTTCAGGACATGGTTGAGGAAGCAGTTGAAGATGTTCGTAGGGTGTATTTTCCTATTTTGAAAGAAGTACAAATCCATTTAGGAATTTTAGAGGCTCTTGTTGAAAAGATTGAGACGTTGAGAGTGAATGGCAATGGATCTGATGATACTGCCATGGATGGAAAAAAAGGTGTCGATTTACTGCGAAGAATAAAACAGATCTtataa
- the LOC124161217 gene encoding uncharacterized protein LOC124161217 isoform X2 codes for MESNSGKKANCPKGPRYYVTGAVMNVEEDRTHEFKGHRNIAIEEIPPWCIDATDKHRKTRNCISRNICGFLNSGLGGIIYLGVLDDGSIAGIFLSRYQRDHLTLSLKDTLGRFRPPVPSHLVSIDFVPCVDLSDVNYRQVAKRCGSEKSGNVSDDFMREHSDAKDIDNSTARGNSLNDDAKNKSLNDCDNNSGGWDWVLEKVDITDLPREIKYKNDPLRKRPHLLRTYKQCWCDDDAITRVTHVINLATDLHPMWLKLLLDLLMQETQKSGNTFLHLVNCCFNQFFRQRMAAFM; via the exons ATGGAAAGTAACAGCGGAAAGAAGGCAAACTGTCCTAAAGGACCTCGTTACTACGTGACCGGCGCAGTCATGAACGTTGAAGAAGACAGAACTCACGAATTTAAAGGTCATCGAAATATTGCAATCGAAGAGATTCCTCCGTGGTGCATTGATGCCACAGACAAACATAGGAAAACAAGGAATTGTATCTCAAG GAACATATGTGGATTTTTAAACTCAGGATTGGGAGGCATAATATACCTTGGTGTCCTTGACGATGGCAGCATTGCAGGAATTTTTCTATCTCGATATCAGCGCGATCATCTGACGCTGAGTCTAAAAGATACACTAGGAAGGTTTCGCCCCCCTGTACCAAGTCATTTGGTGTCGATTGACTTTGTACCATGTGTTGACCTCTCTGATGTTAACTACAGACAAGTGGCTAAGCGTTGTGGCAGTGAAAAGAGTGGAAATGTATCTGATGATTTTATGAGGGAACATTCTGATGCAAAAGACATTGATAATTCAACTGCCAGGGGAAATTCATTGAATGATGATGCCAAAAACAAATCTCTTAATGACTGTGATAATAATTCTGGGGGATGGGATTGGGTGCTGGAGAAAGTTGATATCACAGACCTCCCAAGGGAGATTAAGTACAAAAATGACCCTTTAAGGAAGCGACCACATCTCCTGCGGACATATAAACAGTGTTGGTGTGATGATGATGCAATCACCAGAGTTACACATGTAATAAACCT ggCCACAGATCTCCACCCTATGTGGTTGAAATTATTGTTAGACCTCCTGATGCAAGAGACCCAGAAATCAGGAAACACCTTCCTTCATCTAGTGAACTGCTGCTTCAACCAATTTTTCAG gcAGAGGATGGCAGCATTTATGTAA